The Bacteroides acidifaciens genome includes a region encoding these proteins:
- the atpE gene encoding ATP synthase F0 subunit C, producing MILSVLLQATAAAVGVSKLGAAIGAGLAVIGAGLGIGKIGGSAMEAIARQPEASGDIRMNMIIAAALIEGVALLAVVVCLLVFFL from the coding sequence ATGATACTATCAGTATTGTTACAAGCCACTGCAGCAGCAGTAGGAGTAAGTAAATTAGGTGCAGCTATCGGTGCAGGTCTTGCAGTAATCGGAGCTGGTTTGGGTATTGGTAAAATTGGTGGTTCGGCTATGGAAGCTATTGCGCGCCAGCCGGAAGCATCAGGTGACATTCGTATGAATATGATTATCGCAGCCGCTTTGATTGAAGGTGTGGCATTATTGGCGGTAGTAGTTTGTCTGTTGGTATTCTTCCTCTAA
- a CDS encoding F0F1 ATP synthase subunit delta — translation MEVGILSMRYAKAMIEYAQEKGVEDRVYQEFLMLSYSFCAQPGLREALENPVITTKEKLALACTAADGDGKSTREFVRFITLVLRNRREGYLQFICLMYLDLYRKLKHIGTGKLITAVPVDKETEDRIRSAAAHILHAEMELETVVDPSIEGGFIFDINDYRLDASVATQLKRVKQQFIDKNRRIV, via the coding sequence ATGGAAGTTGGAATACTCTCAATGCGTTATGCGAAAGCGATGATTGAATACGCGCAGGAAAAAGGTGTGGAAGACAGGGTATATCAGGAATTCCTGATGTTGTCTTACAGTTTCTGTGCCCAGCCCGGTCTGCGCGAAGCACTTGAAAATCCTGTCATCACAACGAAGGAGAAATTGGCACTGGCCTGTACGGCTGCCGATGGTGACGGTAAGTCGACGAGGGAGTTTGTCCGTTTCATCACTTTGGTACTGAGAAACAGGCGTGAGGGCTATCTGCAGTTTATCTGCCTGATGTATCTGGACCTTTACCGGAAACTGAAACATATCGGAACCGGCAAGTTGATTACCGCTGTGCCTGTCGATAAGGAGACGGAAGACCGGATTCGTTCCGCAGCTGCGCATATCCTGCATGCTGAAATGGAACTGGAAACGGTGGTAGACCCGTCTATCGAAGGCGGATTTATCTTCGATATTAACGACTACCGGCTGGATGCAAGTGTTGCCACGCAGTTGAAGCGAGTGAAACAACAATTTATTGATAAGAATAGGAGAATTGTATAA
- the purT gene encoding formate-dependent phosphoribosylglycinamide formyltransferase, whose product MKKILLLGSGELGKEFVISAQRKGQHIIACDSYAGAPAMQVADEFEVFDMLNGEELERVVKKHQPDIIVPEIEAIRTERLYDFEKEGIQVVPSARAVNFTMNRKAIRDLAAKELGLKTAKYFYAKTLEELKDAAAKIGFPCVVKPLMSSSGKGQSLVKSADELEHAWEYGCSGSRGDIRELIIEEFIKFDSEITLLTVTQKDGPTLFCPPIGHVQKGGDYRESFQPAHIDPAHLKEAEEMAEKVTRALTGAGLWGVEFFLSHENGVYFSELSPRPHDTGMVTLAGTQNLNEFELHLRAVLGLPIPGIKQERIGASAVILSPIASQERPQYRGLEEVTKEEDTYLRIFGKPFTRVNRRMGVVLCYAPSNSDLDALRDKAKKIAEKVEVY is encoded by the coding sequence ATGAAGAAAATACTGTTACTCGGTTCAGGAGAACTTGGAAAAGAGTTTGTAATCTCAGCCCAACGTAAAGGTCAGCATATTATTGCTTGTGACTCTTATGCAGGAGCTCCGGCTATGCAAGTAGCCGATGAATTTGAAGTATTCGACATGCTGAACGGCGAAGAGCTGGAACGTGTCGTAAAGAAACATCAGCCGGACATCATCGTGCCGGAAATTGAAGCTATCCGCACAGAACGTCTGTACGACTTCGAGAAAGAAGGAATCCAGGTTGTGCCCAGTGCCCGAGCCGTCAACTTCACGATGAATCGCAAGGCCATCCGTGACCTTGCAGCCAAAGAACTCGGACTAAAAACTGCTAAATATTTCTACGCCAAGACACTGGAAGAACTGAAAGATGCTGCCGCTAAAATAGGTTTTCCTTGTGTGGTGAAACCTTTAATGTCCTCATCCGGTAAAGGACAGTCTCTCGTAAAGAGTGCCGATGAACTCGAACATGCCTGGGAATACGGATGCAGCGGTAGCCGCGGGGATATTCGTGAGCTTATCATCGAAGAGTTTATCAAATTCGACAGCGAAATCACTTTGCTGACCGTTACCCAAAAGGACGGTCCTACCTTGTTCTGCCCGCCTATCGGACATGTACAGAAAGGTGGCGACTACCGTGAAAGTTTCCAACCCGCACATATCGACCCTGCTCACTTGAAAGAAGCGGAAGAGATGGCGGAAAAAGTAACCCGTGCCCTGACAGGCGCAGGATTGTGGGGAGTGGAATTTTTCTTGAGTCACGAAAACGGAGTTTATTTCTCCGAACTTTCTCCACGTCCGCATGATACGGGTATGGTGACACTGGCTGGAACACAAAACCTGAACGAATTTGAGCTTCATCTTCGTGCGGTACTTGGTCTGCCTATTCCGGGTATCAAGCAGGAGCGGATAGGGGCAAGTGCCGTTATTCTATCTCCGATTGCCAGTCAGGAACGTCCTCAATACCGTGGACTGGAAGAGGTGACAAAGGAAGAAGATACCTATCTCCGCATATTCGGTAAACCGTTTACTCGTGTCAACCGTCGTATGGGAGTAGTGCTCTGCTACGCTCCGTCGAATTCCGACCTCGACGCGTTGCGTGATAAGGCCAAGAAAATCGCTGAAAAAGTAGAAGTGTACTAA
- the atpB gene encoding F0F1 ATP synthase subunit A has product MKQLHNIVAPLVLFCLMMAVGLPVLAQEQTGEVLSQTQDAITPQEEEENTVDVKEIVFGHIGDSYEWHITTWGKTHITIPLPIIVYSGSTGWHVFLSSRLEENGGTYEGLSIAPEGSKYEGKLVEYNAAGEQVRPWDISITKVTFALLFNSVLLLVIVLSVAHWYRKRPQGAKAPGGFVGFMEMFIMMVNDDIIKSCVGPNYRKFAPYLLTAFFFIFINNMMGLIPFFPGGANVTGNIAITMVLAICTFLAVNIFGTKHYWKDIFWPDVPWWLKVPVPMMPFIEFFGIFTKPFALMIRLFANMLAGHMAMLVLTCLIFISASMGPALNGTLTVASVLFNIFMNALELLVAFIQAYVFTMLSAVFIGLAQEGAKVKAEDK; this is encoded by the coding sequence ATGAAACAGTTGCATAACATAGTAGCTCCGTTGGTTCTGTTCTGTCTGATGATGGCAGTCGGCCTGCCGGTTCTTGCACAGGAACAGACAGGGGAAGTGCTTTCACAGACGCAGGATGCGATTACTCCCCAAGAGGAGGAAGAGAATACGGTGGACGTGAAGGAAATCGTGTTCGGACATATCGGCGACTCATATGAATGGCACATTACGACATGGGGCAAAACGCACATTACTATACCATTACCTATCATCGTTTATAGTGGTAGTACAGGTTGGCATGTGTTCCTTTCTTCACGTCTTGAAGAGAATGGCGGCACGTATGAAGGGCTCTCCATCGCTCCCGAAGGAAGTAAGTATGAAGGCAAATTGGTAGAATATAACGCGGCAGGCGAGCAGGTTCGCCCCTGGGATATTTCTATTACGAAAGTGACATTCGCTTTGTTATTCAACAGCGTATTGCTGCTGGTTATTGTGTTGAGCGTAGCGCATTGGTACAGGAAACGTCCACAAGGAGCTAAGGCGCCGGGGGGATTTGTCGGATTCATGGAAATGTTCATCATGATGGTGAACGACGACATCATCAAGAGTTGTGTCGGACCGAACTACCGGAAGTTTGCCCCGTATCTGCTGACGGCATTTTTCTTTATCTTTATCAATAATATGATGGGGTTGATTCCATTTTTCCCCGGTGGTGCGAACGTGACAGGAAATATTGCCATCACAATGGTGCTTGCAATATGCACTTTCCTGGCAGTCAATATCTTCGGAACAAAGCATTATTGGAAAGATATTTTCTGGCCGGATGTCCCCTGGTGGTTGAAAGTGCCTGTGCCGATGATGCCGTTCATCGAGTTCTTCGGAATCTTTACGAAACCGTTTGCCTTGATGATTCGTCTTTTCGCCAATATGCTGGCGGGACACATGGCGATGCTGGTACTCACTTGTCTGATATTCATCTCGGCAAGCATGGGACCCGCGCTGAATGGCACGCTGACAGTGGCTTCCGTATTATTCAATATCTTTATGAATGCGCTTGAACTGTTGGTCGCTTTCATCCAGGCTTATGTATTCACCATGCTTTCGGCTGTGTTTATCGGACTGGCACAGGAAGGAGCCAAGGTAAAGGCGGAAGACAAATAG
- the atpC gene encoding ATP synthase F1 subunit epsilon yields the protein MKELHLSIVSPEKSIFDGDVKIVTLPGRIGSFSILPGHAPIVSSLKAGTLSYTTMEGEEHTMDIQGGFVELSDGTVSACIS from the coding sequence ATGAAAGAACTGCATTTGAGTATAGTATCGCCCGAGAAGAGCATATTCGACGGAGATGTGAAGATTGTCACATTGCCGGGCAGGATTGGTTCGTTTTCCATTCTTCCGGGGCATGCGCCTATCGTCTCGTCATTGAAAGCGGGAACGCTGAGTTACACGACGATGGAAGGAGAGGAGCATACAATGGATATTCAGGGTGGTTTTGTCGAACTGAGTGACGGGACGGTTTCCGCTTGCATTTCCTAA
- a CDS encoding acyloxyacyl hydrolase, with translation MRLKVSRWKVIAFCSVLLFPETFLYAQDVRQDTLEDVRQEVKQLQRDVLELRREVRKLQEEVRGFRQGYFPEYGEYGFDTVSTYTPHRFIHRLGIEARPQYVFPTNPFLRGENERWKPIQTSFAAHLKYSFKFRPNTCADRIYGGAYQGFGLAVTTFGDKKQLGDPVTFYLFQGARIARFNPRLSLNYEWNFGLSTGWQPYDNDYNSYNGAVGSRMNAYLNAGIYLNWAFSRYFDLIIGGDVTHFSNGNTKFPNAGVNTTGAKIGLVYNFNREESDLTKSLVTPLIPRFPRHISYDLVMFGSWRRKGVYVDSGKQIASPGSYPVAGFNFAPMYNLGYKFRFGVSLDGVYDGSANVYIEDVISEYGDSSGSRRFCRPGIQHQLALGVSGRAEYVMPYFTIGVGLGSNVLGRGDLRGLYQVFALKMNITRSSFLHIGYNLQNFQTPNYLMLGLGFRFHNKYPKVRH, from the coding sequence ATGAGATTAAAAGTATCAAGATGGAAAGTCATCGCCTTCTGTTCGGTATTACTTTTTCCGGAGACTTTCTTATATGCACAAGATGTTCGACAAGACACATTGGAAGATGTCCGGCAGGAAGTGAAACAGCTTCAGCGTGATGTTCTTGAGCTCCGTCGGGAAGTCCGGAAGTTGCAAGAAGAGGTCCGGGGATTTCGGCAGGGATATTTCCCGGAATATGGGGAATATGGATTCGATACCGTTTCGACATACACTCCCCATCGCTTCATCCATCGCCTGGGGATAGAAGCCCGCCCGCAATACGTTTTTCCCACTAATCCTTTCCTGCGTGGGGAGAATGAACGGTGGAAACCAATTCAGACATCTTTCGCAGCCCATCTGAAATATTCGTTCAAATTCCGTCCCAATACCTGTGCCGACCGTATCTATGGCGGTGCATATCAAGGGTTCGGTTTGGCGGTCACTACCTTTGGAGACAAAAAACAACTCGGCGACCCTGTCACTTTCTACTTGTTTCAAGGTGCCCGTATCGCACGTTTCAATCCGCGCCTTTCGCTTAATTACGAGTGGAATTTCGGTCTTTCCACCGGATGGCAGCCATATGACAATGATTATAATTCCTACAACGGAGCCGTCGGTTCCCGCATGAATGCTTACCTCAATGCCGGTATCTATCTGAACTGGGCATTCTCCCGTTATTTTGACTTGATTATCGGTGGAGATGTTACACATTTCTCCAATGGAAACACGAAGTTTCCCAATGCGGGTGTGAATACTACCGGAGCTAAAATCGGACTGGTCTACAACTTCAACCGTGAGGAATCCGATTTGACCAAATCTTTGGTGACTCCACTTATTCCCCGTTTCCCGCGTCACATCAGTTATGACCTTGTCATGTTCGGTTCATGGCGCCGGAAAGGAGTATATGTAGACAGTGGAAAACAGATTGCTTCCCCCGGTAGCTATCCTGTGGCGGGATTCAACTTTGCCCCGATGTACAATCTCGGTTATAAATTCCGTTTCGGAGTTTCGTTGGACGGTGTCTATGACGGCAGTGCCAATGTTTATATCGAAGATGTCATTTCAGAATATGGAGACAGCAGCGGCTCACGCCGTTTCTGTAGGCCGGGAATCCAGCACCAGTTAGCCTTGGGCGTTTCGGGGCGTGCGGAATACGTGATGCCTTATTTCACTATTGGCGTTGGGCTTGGTTCGAATGTATTGGGGCGTGGAGATTTGCGAGGGTTATACCAAGTATTTGCTTTGAAGATGAATATCACCCGGAGTTCATTCCTTCATATCGGCTACAATCTTCAGAATTTCCAGACCCCTAATTACCTGATGCTTGGACTTGGTTTCCGTTTTCATAATAAATATCCGAAAGTACGTCACTAA
- the atpA gene encoding F0F1 ATP synthase subunit alpha, with protein MSENIRVSEVSDILRKQLEGINANVQLDEIGTVLQVSDGVVRIYGLRNAEANELLEFDNGIKAIVMNLEEDNVGAVLLGPTDRIKEGFIVKRTNRIASIRVGEGMLGRVIDPLGEPLDGKGLVGGDLYDMPLERKAPGVIFRQPVNQPLQTGLKAVDAMIPIGRGQRELIIGDRQTGKTSIAIDTIINQRSNFLAGDPVYCIYVAIGQKGSTVASIVNTLREYGALEYTIVVAATAGDPAALQYYAPFAGAAIGEYFRDTGRHALVVYDDLSKQAVAYREVSLILRRPSGREAYPGDIFYLHSRLLERAAKIISQEEVAREMNDLPDSLKDIVKGGGSLTALPIIETQAGDVSAYIPTNVISITDGQIFLETDLFNQGVRPAINVGISVSRVGGNAQIKAMKKVAGTLKIDQAQYRELEAFSKFSSDMDSITALTIDKGRKNAQLLIQPQYSPMPVEQQIAILYCGTHGLLHDVPLDKVQDFERSFIESLQLNHQEDVLDVLRTGVIDDNVTKAIEETAAMVAKQYL; from the coding sequence ATGTCTGAAAATATAAGAGTAAGTGAAGTATCCGATATATTGCGCAAGCAGCTCGAAGGAATCAATGCCAATGTGCAACTTGACGAAATCGGTACGGTGCTCCAGGTGAGCGACGGCGTTGTCCGTATCTACGGCTTACGGAATGCCGAAGCGAATGAATTGCTGGAGTTTGACAATGGTATCAAAGCAATCGTGATGAACCTCGAAGAGGACAATGTGGGTGCTGTGTTGCTGGGTCCGACGGACAGAATCAAAGAGGGATTTATCGTGAAGCGTACCAATCGTATCGCCTCTATCCGTGTGGGAGAGGGGATGCTGGGACGTGTCATCGATCCGCTGGGAGAACCGCTGGACGGCAAGGGACTGGTCGGTGGCGACTTGTATGATATGCCGTTGGAACGGAAAGCTCCGGGAGTTATCTTCCGTCAGCCGGTTAACCAACCGCTGCAGACCGGATTGAAGGCTGTTGATGCCATGATTCCTATTGGTCGCGGACAGCGTGAGTTGATTATCGGTGACCGTCAGACGGGAAAGACTTCCATTGCGATTGATACGATTATCAACCAGCGTAGTAATTTTCTGGCAGGCGACCCTGTATATTGTATCTATGTGGCTATTGGTCAGAAGGGTTCTACCGTTGCTTCTATTGTAAATACGCTTCGTGAGTACGGGGCGCTGGAATATACGATTGTAGTAGCCGCTACGGCGGGTGATCCCGCTGCATTGCAATATTATGCGCCGTTCGCAGGGGCTGCTATTGGTGAGTACTTCCGTGATACCGGTCGTCATGCATTGGTTGTTTATGATGACCTTTCCAAGCAGGCAGTGGCTTATCGTGAGGTTTCCCTGATTCTTCGCCGTCCGTCGGGACGTGAAGCATACCCGGGTGATATTTTCTATCTGCACTCCCGTCTGTTGGAGCGTGCGGCAAAGATTATCAGCCAGGAAGAAGTGGCACGCGAAATGAACGACCTGCCAGACAGTCTGAAAGACATCGTCAAAGGTGGTGGTTCTCTAACCGCACTGCCTATCATCGAAACACAAGCGGGTGACGTTTCGGCTTATATCCCTACGAATGTGATTTCCATCACGGACGGACAGATATTCCTCGAAACGGACTTGTTCAACCAAGGTGTCCGTCCTGCTATTAATGTCGGTATATCCGTATCACGTGTAGGTGGTAACGCTCAGATTAAGGCGATGAAGAAAGTTGCCGGAACGCTGAAGATTGACCAGGCGCAGTATCGCGAACTGGAAGCTTTCTCCAAGTTCAGTAGTGACATGGATTCGATTACGGCTTTGACCATTGACAAGGGACGTAAGAATGCCCAACTGTTGATTCAGCCTCAATACAGCCCGATGCCCGTAGAGCAGCAGATTGCTATTCTCTATTGTGGTACGCACGGTCTTCTTCATGATGTTCCCTTGGATAAAGTGCAGGACTTTGAACGTAGCTTCATCGAATCTCTGCAACTGAACCACCAAGAGGATGTATTGGATGTATTGAGAACCGGTGTTATTGATGATAACGTGACTAAAGCTATCGAAGAGACTGCCGCTATGGTCGCCAAACAATACTTGTAG
- a CDS encoding F0F1 ATP synthase subunit gamma, with the protein MASLKEVKTRINSVKSTRKITSAMKMVASAKLHKAQGAIENMLPYQRKLNKILTNFLSADLPVESPYVKVREVKRVAIVAFSSNTSLCGAFNANVIKMLLQTIGEYRTLGQDNILIFPVGKKVDEAVKRMGFQPQETAPTLSDKPTYQEASDLAHRLMEMYVSGEIDRVEIIYHHFKSMGLQILLRETYLPIDLTHVIDEEELKDKEEVEEHEIANDYIIEPNAEELIANLIPTVLSQKLFTAAVDSNTSEHAARTLAMQVATDNANELIQDLTKQYNKSRQQAITNELLDIVGGSMK; encoded by the coding sequence ATGGCTTCACTGAAAGAAGTAAAAACCAGAATAAATTCGGTAAAAAGTACCCGAAAAATCACTTCAGCAATGAAGATGGTGGCTTCTGCCAAATTACACAAGGCACAAGGAGCCATCGAGAATATGCTTCCTTATCAGAGGAAGCTGAATAAGATTCTAACCAACTTCCTGAGCGCAGACCTTCCTGTTGAGTCTCCTTACGTGAAGGTACGTGAGGTGAAGCGTGTAGCAATCGTCGCCTTCTCTTCGAACACCTCTCTTTGTGGTGCTTTCAATGCCAACGTCATCAAGATGCTACTACAAACGATTGGCGAATACCGCACCTTGGGACAGGACAATATCTTGATTTTTCCGGTAGGTAAGAAAGTGGATGAGGCCGTAAAGCGTATGGGATTCCAACCGCAAGAAACTGCTCCCACGCTTTCCGACAAACCGACTTATCAGGAAGCTTCCGACTTAGCGCATCGTTTGATGGAAATGTATGTGTCCGGTGAAATAGATCGCGTAGAAATCATCTATCACCACTTCAAATCAATGGGCTTACAGATTCTTCTTCGTGAAACGTACCTTCCTATCGACCTGACGCATGTCATAGATGAAGAGGAACTAAAAGACAAAGAGGAGGTGGAAGAGCATGAAATAGCCAATGACTATATCATCGAACCTAACGCTGAAGAATTGATTGCTAACCTGATTCCAACAGTATTGAGCCAGAAATTGTTTACCGCAGCCGTTGATTCGAATACTTCTGAACATGCTGCGCGTACATTGGCGATGCAGGTAGCTACTGACAATGCAAATGAGCTGATTCAGGATTTGACAAAGCAATATAACAAGAGTCGTCAGCAGGCGATTACGAATGAGTTGTTGGATATAGTGGGTGGTTCTATGAAGTAA
- the atpD gene encoding F0F1 ATP synthase subunit beta yields MSQIIGHISQVIGPVVDVYFEGTDAELVLPSIHDALEIKRPNGKILVVEVQQHIGENTVRTVAMDSTDGLQRGMKVYPTGGPITMPIGEQIKGRLMNVVGDSIDGMKDLNRKGAYSIHRDPPKFEDLTTVQEVLFTGIKVIDLLEPYAKGGKIGLFGGAGVGKTVLIQELINNIAKKHNGFSVFAGVGERTREGNDLLREMIESGVIRYGEAFKEGMEKGHWDLSKVDYNELEKSQVSLIFGQMNEPPGARASVALSGLTVAESFRDAGSEGEKRDILFFIDNIFRFTQAGSEVSALLGRMPSAVGYQPTLATEMGAMQERITSTRKGSITSVQAVYVPADDLTDPAPATTFSHLDATTVLDRKITELGIYPAVDPLASTSRILDPHIVGQEHYDVAQRVKQILQRNKELQDIISILGMEELSEEDKTVVNRARRVQRFLSQPFAVAEQFTGVPGVMVSIEDTIKGFKRILDGEVDYLPEQAFLNVGTIEEAIEKGKKLLEQAKK; encoded by the coding sequence ATGTCACAGATTATCGGACATATCTCTCAGGTTATCGGCCCAGTGGTCGATGTGTACTTTGAAGGTACGGATGCAGAACTGGTACTACCGAGTATCCATGATGCATTGGAGATAAAAAGGCCAAACGGCAAAATACTGGTTGTAGAAGTGCAGCAACACATCGGTGAGAATACGGTACGTACCGTAGCAATGGACAGCACCGACGGACTTCAACGCGGTATGAAGGTGTATCCCACAGGTGGTCCCATCACAATGCCCATCGGCGAACAGATTAAAGGCAGGTTGATGAACGTAGTCGGTGATTCTATCGACGGTATGAAAGACCTGAACCGTAAAGGCGCATATTCCATCCACCGCGATCCCCCTAAATTTGAAGACTTGACAACTGTGCAGGAGGTACTCTTCACAGGTATCAAAGTTATCGACCTGCTCGAACCGTATGCCAAAGGTGGTAAAATCGGTTTGTTCGGTGGTGCCGGAGTGGGAAAGACTGTGCTAATTCAGGAACTTATCAACAATATTGCCAAGAAACATAACGGATTCTCCGTATTTGCCGGAGTAGGTGAGCGTACTCGTGAAGGTAACGACTTGCTGCGTGAAATGATTGAATCGGGCGTTATCCGTTACGGTGAAGCATTCAAGGAAGGTATGGAGAAAGGACACTGGGACCTTTCGAAAGTAGATTATAACGAACTTGAGAAATCGCAAGTATCACTGATATTCGGTCAGATGAACGAACCCCCGGGTGCACGTGCTTCCGTAGCATTATCCGGTCTGACGGTAGCGGAATCTTTCCGTGACGCCGGAAGCGAAGGCGAGAAGCGTGATATTCTGTTCTTTATTGATAATATTTTCCGTTTTACACAGGCAGGTTCGGAAGTGTCCGCACTTTTGGGGCGTATGCCTTCCGCTGTTGGTTACCAACCGACACTGGCTACGGAAATGGGTGCGATGCAGGAACGCATCACATCTACCCGCAAAGGTTCCATCACCTCTGTACAGGCAGTATATGTGCCTGCCGATGACTTGACGGACCCGGCTCCTGCAACAACTTTCAGCCACTTGGACGCTACTACCGTGCTTGACCGTAAGATTACAGAACTCGGTATCTATCCGGCTGTAGACCCCTTGGCTTCTACTTCCCGTATTCTCGACCCGCACATCGTAGGCCAGGAACATTATGACGTAGCGCAAAGGGTGAAACAGATTTTGCAACGCAACAAGGAATTGCAGGATATTATTTCCATTCTTGGTATGGAAGAACTTTCAGAAGAAGACAAGACGGTAGTGAACCGCGCCCGTCGTGTGCAGCGTTTTCTTTCGCAGCCGTTTGCCGTAGCCGAACAGTTTACGGGTGTACCGGGTGTGATGGTGTCTATTGAAGATACGATTAAGGGATTCAAGAGGATTCTGGATGGTGAAGTGGATTATCTCCCCGAACAGGCTTTCTTGAATGTCGGAACAATCGAAGAAGCGATAGAGAAAGGTAAGAAATTGCTGGAACAGGCAAAGAAATAA
- the atpF gene encoding F0F1 ATP synthase subunit B: MSLLLPDSGLLFWMFLSFGIVFVILAKYGFPVIIKMVEGRKTYIDQSLEVAREANAQLSKLKEEGEALVAAANKEQGRILREAMEERDKIVHEARKQAEIAAQKELDAVKQQIQIEKDEAIRDIRRQVAVLSVDIAEKVLRKNLADKEAQMGMIDRMLDEVLTPNKN; this comes from the coding sequence ATGTCATTATTATTACCTGATAGTGGCCTGTTGTTCTGGATGTTCCTCTCATTCGGGATTGTGTTCGTGATATTGGCGAAGTACGGTTTTCCCGTCATCATCAAGATGGTGGAAGGCCGTAAGACCTATATCGACCAGTCTTTGGAGGTGGCGAGGGAAGCCAACGCTCAGTTGTCCAAACTGAAAGAGGAAGGCGAGGCGTTGGTGGCTGCCGCCAACAAGGAACAGGGACGCATCTTGAGGGAGGCAATGGAAGAACGTGACAAGATTGTTCACGAGGCCCGTAAGCAAGCCGAGATAGCCGCACAGAAAGAACTGGATGCGGTGAAACAACAAATTCAGATTGAAAAGGACGAAGCTATCCGCGACATTCGTCGCCAGGTGGCTGTTCTTTCGGTCGACATCGCCGAGAAGGTACTCCGCAAGAATCTTGCGGATAAAGAGGCTCAGATGGGCATGATTGACCGGATGCTGGATGAAGTATTAACCCCGAATAAGAACTAA